The Klebsiella aerogenes KCTC 2190 region GACCAGCGCGAAGCGCTGTTCAACGCTATCGCCGCCTACGCCAGTAATATCGACAACCTGCCGGCCCTGCTGCCGGCGGTTGAAAAAATCGCCCAGAAACATACCAGCTTCCAGATTAAACCGGAGCAGTACAATATTGTCGGCAGCCATCTGCTGGCGACCCTCGACGAAATGTTTAGCCCAGGCCAGGAAGTACTCGACGCCTGGGGCAAAGCCTACGGGGTGCTGGCGAACGTCTTCATCAACCGCGAAGCGGAGATCTATCAGGATAACGCCAGTAAAAATGGCGGCTGGGAAGGTACCCGCGCGTTCCGCATTGTTAAGAAGACCCCGCGCAGCCAGCTTATTACCAGCTTTGAACTGGAGCCTGTCGACGGTCAGCCGGTCGCCGATTACCAGCCAGGACAGTATCTGGCTATCTGGTTGAAGCCGGAAGCCTTCGAATATCAGGAAATTCGTCAATACTCTCTGACCCGCAGAGCGGACGGTAAAGGCTATCGCATCGCGGTGAAACGCGAGAATGGCGGCCAGGTGTCCAACTGGCTGCATAACCACGCCAGCGAAGGCGACGTAGTCTATTTAGCCGCGCCAGCGGGCGACTTCTTCCTCAACGTGGAAGCGCAGACGCCGGTGACCCTGCTCTCCGGCGGCGTCGGCCAAACGCCAATGCTGGCGATGCTGGATACGCTGGCCAAAAGCCATCATCAGGGCCAGGTGAACTGGTTCCACGCGGCGGAAAACGGTGACGTTCACGCCTTTGCGGACGAAGTGAAGGCGCTTGGCGCGGCGCTACCGAAGTTTACCTCTCACGTCTGGTACCGCAGCCCGAGCGAGGCCGACCGTCAGGCAGGACGTTTTGATAGCGAAGGTTTGATGGATTTAGCGCCGCTGGCGGAAAATATTCGCGACCCGCAGATGCAATTCTATCTCTGCGGCCCGGTAGCGTTTATGCAGTTTGCGGCGAAGCAGCTGGTAGAATTAGGGGTCAATAAAGACAACATTCATTACGAATGTTTCGGCCCGCATAAGGTTCTGTAAGCCCAACGACGCGGGGATTTGTAGGCCGGGTAAGCGCAGCGCCACCCGGCAATACTGCAGCGAGCGGCGAGGATTAAATCGCCGCGTCGTCTTCTTCACCGGTACGGATACGAATCACCCGCGCCACGTCGAAGACAAAGATTTTACCGTCGCCGATTTTACCGGTCTGGGCGGTACGAATGATGGTATCGACGCAGGTATCGACGATATCGTCCGTCACCACGATTTCAATTTTCACCTTCGGCAGAAAATCCACCATATATTCCGCGCCGCGGTACAGCTCGGTATGCCCTTTCTGACGACCAAACCCTTTGACTTCCGTCACCGTCATGCCGGTGATACCGACTTCCGCCAGCGCTTCACGCACGTCATCCAATTTGAACGGTTTAATAATCGCATCAATCTTTTTCATGGTTTTCCTGTCTTTGTCGCGTAACCGGTTGCTTACCGTATCATAGCTTGCGCTATGCCGCGGGGCTACTCTTTAAAGTCGTTGGCGTCGAGCTCGTGGCGCGACAGCAGTTTGTAAAACTCGGTGCGGTTACGCCCGGCCATCCGCGCGGCATGCGTCACGTTACCTTTGGTTATCTGCAAAAGCTTACGCAGGTAGTTGAGCTCAAACTGATTACGCGCCTCGACGAAGGTCGGTAGCGCGGTATTCTCCCCCTCCAGCGCCTGCTCCACCAGCGCATCGCTGATCACCGGCGATGAGGTCAGCGCCACACACTGTTCAATCACGTTAACCAACTGACGCACGTTGCCCGGCCATTTGGCGGCCATTAGCCGCTTCATCGCATCGGTGGAGAAGGCGCGCACGAAAGGTTTGTGACGGTCGGCGGACTGGCGCAATAGATGATTGGCCAGTAGCGGGATATCCTCCGCGCGCTCGGAAAGCGGCGGGATCTTCAAGTTAACGACATTGAGCCGATAGAACAGATCTTCGCGGAATTCGCCGCGCGCCATCGCCTTCGGTAGATCGCGGTGGGTCGCCGAAACAATGCGCACGTCGATGTCGATATCGCGGTTGCTGCCCAGCGGGCGCACCTTACGCTCCTGCAGGACGCGCAGCAGCTTTACCTGCAGCGCGACGGGCATATCGCCGATTTCATCAAGAAACAGCGTACCGCCCTCGGCGGCCTGAAAAAGCCCTTCGCGGTTGCTGACCGCGCCGGTAAAGGCGCCGCGCGCGTGGCCGAACAGTTCGGACTCCAGTAATTGTTCCGGCAACGCGCCGCAGTTAATCGCGATAAACGGTTTTTCGTGGCGCGGGCTGGCGTTGTGGATCGCCTGGGCGACAATCTCTTTCCCGGTACCGCTCTGGCCGATAATCAACACGCTAACGTCAGACTGCGCCACCATACCGGCCTGCTCCAGCAGCCGCAGCATCTGTGGACTACGGGTGACAATCGCCTGTCGCCAGCGCTCGTCGGTGGCCGGCGAGCTCTGCTCGAGAGCATCGTCAATCGCTTTATATAGCGCGTCTTTATCGACCGGTTTAGTCAGAAAACTAAACACCCCTTTCTGGGTAGCGGCAACGGCGTCAGGAATAGAGCCGTGGGCGGTCAGGATGATGACCGGCATGCCGGGTTGCGCCTTCTGGATTTCAGCAAACAGCTGCAGGCCGTCCATTTCATCCATGCGTAAATCGCTCACCACCAGGTCCACCCGCTCGCGCGTCAGCACGCGTAGCGCCTCGGGCCCGCTTTCCGCCGTGACCACGCTATAACCCTCACTGACCAGTCGCATCCCCAGCAGCTTTAACAGCCCCGGATCGTCGTCCACCAGCAACAGGTGGGCGGGTTTACGGATCGTCATGGATCACCTCCGGTACCTTGTCGCTACCGCTATTAAAATTGCCGCCGGGCTTACGGCTGGAGAGCTGGCGCTCAATATCGGTAAGGTTTTCCAGCTTGCGGGTGGTCAGCTCCAGTTGACTACGCAACTGCTGCTCCTGCTGACGCAAGGTTTCCAGTTCAGCATCGCTCGATTGCTGGAGTTTGCCGTAGCGGGAGCGCTCCTCAAATAACTGCAATTGCCGGGCCTGGCCGTCGCGCCACAGCCGGTACAGCGGGCGAACCTGCGCGGCGATTTGCGGGCTAAAGCTGTCGATGCGGGCAACCATTTCGCGACGCTCATCGGGGGTGATTTTGGCGTCGGCCAGCAGAATGCCGCGTTTCAACGCATCCTGCCAGTTATCATCGTTATGCAATTTGGCTTCGGCGCGGGCTTGTACCGGCGCCAGGCGATCCGCGCAGTCAATACCACGCAGCCAATACAGCGGGTTCTTATCACTGGCATCGTTTTCCAGCGACCAGATATTGGCGCAATCTACGGAGAGAAAATCCGCCACCTGATGTTCCGGTAGCTCGGGCGGCGCATTGCCGTCTGCGGCGCGCGGCGACATAGCGGCAGAACAACCCGCCAGCGTCAGGCAGCATAGGCCCGACAGCAGCCATCCCCGTAAAGGACGGCGCAATGCGAAAAAGAGGGACATATTCACCCAATGTTGATTCATGTGTTGGTTTTTCCCGGCTCAGCGGCGGGGAGCGAGATGCGAAAACAGATGAACCCGGGATTATCATCGACCAGGCTCAGCTCTCCCTGCATTTGCCGTACGCAGTCGCGGGCGATACTCAACCCCAGACCGCTGCCTTTTACTGCCCCTTTACGCAGGTGGCTTCCCTGATAAAAAGGCTCGAAAATCATATTTCTTTCGGCGACGGGGATCGGCTCGCCGCTATTGGCGACATCGATACGAACCTGCTCGCCGTGGCGGTAACTATGAATCCGAATGTTACCGGATTCAGCGCCATAGTGCACCGCATTGGAGTACAGATTATCAAGCACGCTGGTCAGCAACGTCGGCTCCGCCAGGCAGAAGCGTTCACCCAGCGCCAGCTCGGTAGACATCATCTTGGCTCTTGCCGGTAAACTATGCGCGGAAACGACGGTCTGCGCCAGTTCGGCAATATCCACTTTCTGCCGCTCGACCGGGCCATCGGCCAGTTTGCGGTTATAGTCGAGCAGCTGTTCGATCAGCTTTTGCAGATTGCGGCTGCTGTTATCAAGGATCTCAACGATTTCTTGCTGTTCCGTCGTCAGCGGCCCCGCTACCCGGTCCGCCAGCAGTTCCGTACCTTCACGCATGCTGGCGAGCGGTGTTTTCAGTTCATGTGACAGATGACGAAGAAACTGGTGGCGTTGGGACTCTAGCCACGCCAGACGTTCACTCAACCAGATAATCCGTTTACCGACCGATCGCAGTTCGCGCGGGCCGGTGAACAGTGCCGCATCATCCAGCGACTTTCCCTCTCCCAGGCGGTTAATCATCTTCTCGATGCCCTTCACCGGGCCGATGATCATGCGGGTAAACAGCAAAACCAGCGTCAGGCTCAGCAGAAACAGAACCAGCGCCTGCCAGCCGAAGAACTGCCCGCGCTCGGCGATCTCCTGCTGTAGCTGCTGGCCGCGGGAGAAGATTACCGTGCGGGTCGCTTGCACCATTTCACTGTTAGCATCGGCAAAGGCTTCGAGGCTCGCCGCGGCTTTGACGTCCGGCGCGCTATTATGGCAACGCAATTGGGCCAGGTCGGCGAGGTTCTGCCGCAGGGTCTGCCAAATGTGAGCATCCGGCAACACGCCGGAGAGCGCCTCAAGCATTTCGCTATAACGCTTACGTTGATTTTGATAGACCCGCTCAAGAGTAGGATCGTCCAGCACGCAATACTGGAGATAGCTACGCTCCATTTCCAGCGAGGCGTTGACCATCGCTTCGCTACGCCGCGCATCAGTCAAGGTGGTGCGGTTAATATGCGCGGCCTGGGCGCTGAGCGCGTTCAGGCTTTGCCAGGCCTGCCATGCCAGCACCAACAGCGGCAGCATGATCAGCACAAAGGACAGCGTCACCAGTTGGCGCAAGGAACGGGGGAAAAGAGAGAATCGCTTCAAAGATATAGCCTCAACCATTAGCTCCTGAAGATGCTAACTGAGGATGGCGGAAACATCCACGGCAGAAACAATAAAGGCAGGCTCTAAAGCCTGCCTTTATTAAGGAATGAGGCGGTGCCTTACTCGACGTTTCGCCCGATGACTGATAAAGCAGAGCTGTTATCAGGAGTTGGACGGCAGGCACCTGTTTGTGCGTCATTCGAAGTTTATGTAGCGCTTCCCGAAGGGGCTGACATAAGAAGGTGAATGAGCCACTGCTGATTATTATGCACGAACTATGCCACCTTTCAAAACAAATTATTAACAGTATGATATATAACGAATTACATGCAATAACCCACTAAAATTCATTTGTCTATTCTTTGACCATAGTGTCGCCAATTGGCAACAACAAATCAGTCCTCAATTACACATATTTAAAATCAATAGCTTAAGTGTCGTCATTCAGAGACACCATTAAACCGCGTCTGTCGGTAATTCCCGACACTCTGATACGGCCTCGATCACAAATAAAAAAGCCCCCTGAATTAACAGGGGGCCCGTTTTCATCAACTTAGCGGTATTAACCCAGTTGCTTACGCGCGTTGCGGAAGATACGCATCCATGGGCTGTCTTCACCCCAGTTTTCCGGGTGCCAGGAGTTACTGACGGTACGGAAGACGCGTTCCGGGTGCGGCATCATGATCGTCGCGCGACCGCTTTCGCTGGTCACCGCGGTAATGCCGTTCACCGAGCCGTTCGGGTTCGCCGGATAGGTTTGCGTCACTTTGCCGAAGTTATCGACGAAACGTAGCGCCACCAGGCCTTTGCTTTCAAGCGCGGCCAGGTGCGCGCTGTCCCGCACCTCCACCTGCCCTTCGCCGTGAGAAACGGCAATCGGCATCATCGAACCGGCCATGCCCTGCAGCAGCAGCGATGGGCTCTGGGTGACTTCAACCAGGCTGAAACGCGCTTCAAAGCGGTCAGAGTGGTTGCGTACGAAGCGCGGCCACAGGTCGCTTCCAGGGATCAGCTCACGCAGGTTGGACATCATCTGACAACCGTTACACACGCCCAGCGCCAGCGTCTGCGGGCGATGGAAGAAAGTGGCGAACTCATCGCGTACGCGTTCGTTGAACAGAATCGATTTCGCCCAACCTTCGCCTGCCCCCAGTACGTCACCGTAGGAGAAACCGCCGCAGGCCACCAGCGTATGGAAGTCGCCAAGACCGGTACGACCCGCCAGCAGATCGCTCATATGCACATCGATGGCATCGAAGCCGGCGCGATGGAAAGCGGCCGCCATTTCAACGTGAGAGTTAACCCCCTGCTCGCGCAGCACGGCCACTTTCGGGCGCGCGCCGGTCGCAATATACGGCGCGGCAACATCTTCATTGATATCAAACGACAGCTTAACGTTAAGACCCGGGTCGCTATCGTTAGACTTCGCCTGGTGCTCCTGATCGGCGCATTCCGGGTTATCGCGCAGGCGCTGCATCTGCCAGGTGGTCTCCGCCCACCACATACGCAGCGTGGTGCGGCTTTCGCTGAACAGCGGCTGACCGTCGGCGGTGATAACAAAACGATCGCCTGCCGTCGCCTGGCCTAAGTAGTGCACGCAATCTGCCAGACCATTCATCGCCAGCAGCGCTTCCACCGCTTCGCGATCCGCGGCGCGAACCTGAATCACCGCGCCCAATTCTTCGTTGAACAGCGCCGCCAGACGATCGTCGCCCAGCGCGGCGATATCGGCAGTTACGCCGCAGTGACCGGCGAACGCCATTTCCGCCAGCGTCACTAACAGTCCGCCATCGGAGCGGTCGTGGTAGGCCAGCAGTTTACGCTGCGCCACCAGTGCCTGCATCGCGTCCCAGAAGCCTTTCAGCTGCGCGACATCACGCACGTCGGCCGGCTGGTCGCCTAGCTGGCGATAGACCTGCGCCAGCGCGGTGGCGCCCAGCGCGTTACGACCTTTGCCGAGATCGATCAGCAGCAGGGCGTTATCTTCCGTAGAGAGTTGCGGAGTCACGGTGCCGCGCACGTCTTCAACGCGGGCAAACGCGGAGATCACCAGCGACAGCGGCGAGGTCATTTCGCGCTGCTCGCTTCCTTCCTGCCAGCGGGTTTTCATCGACATTGAGTCTTTACCCACCGGGATAGTCAGGCCCAGCGCTGGACACAGTTCTTCACCGACTGCTTTTACCGCCTCATACAGGCCGGCGTCTTCACCCGGGTGACCGGCTGCCGCCATCCAGTTTGCCGACAGTTTGACGCGGTTGAGTTCGCCAATCTGCGTAGCGGCGATGTTTGTCAACGCTTCGCCGACCGCCAGGCGGGCAGAGGCGGCAAAGTCGAGCAGCGCAACCGGTGCGCGTTCACCCATCGCCATCGCTTCGCCGTAGTAGCTATCGAGGCTGGCGGTGGTCACCGCGCAGTTGGCGACCGGGATCTGCCACGGCCCCACCATCTGGTCACGCGCCACCATACCGGTCACGGTGCGATCGCCGATGGTCACAAGGAAGGTTTTCTCAGCCACCGTCGGCAGATGCAGCACGCGGTTAACCGCATCGGCAATCGTCATTGGTTGACGATCCAGCTCGCTGCCCTGCGCTTTCAGCGTTTGCACGTCACGCGTCATTTTCGGCGTTTTGCCGAGCAGGACGTCCAGCGGCAGGTCGATCGGCCGATCGTTAAAGTGGCTGTCGCTCAGGCTAAGGTGTTGCTCCGCCGTGGCTTCGCCGATCACCGCATAAGGCGCGCGCTCGCGGCGGCACAGCTCTTCAAACAGCGGCAGCTGTTCCGGCGCGACCGCCAGAACGTAACGCTCCTGGGATTCGTTACACCAGATCTCCAGCGGGCTCATGCCCGGCTCATCGCTGAGGATATCGCGCAGCTGGAATTTTCCGCCGCGGCCGCCATCGCTCACCAGCTCCGGCATGGCGTTAGAGAGACCGCCCGCGCCAACGTCGTGGATAAACAGAATCGGGTTCGCATCGCCCAGCTGCCAGCAGCGGTCGATCACTTCCTGACAGCGTCGCTCCATTTCCGGGTTGTCGCGCTGTACAGAGGCGAAATCCAGATCGGCATCAGACTGGCCGGAAGCCATGGATGACGCCGCGCCGCCGCCGAGACCAATGTTCATCGCCGGGCCGCCCAGCACGATAAGCTTGGCGCCAACGGTGATTTCGCCCTTCTGGACGTGCTCGCCGCGGATGTTGCCAATACCGCCCGCCAGCATGATCGGTTTGTGATAGCCGCGCAGCTCTTCGCCATTGTGGCTGGTCACTTTCTCTTCATAGGTACGGAAGTAGCCATTCAGCGCCGGACGACCAAATTCGTTGTTAAACGCCGCGCCGCCCAGCGGGCCTTCGGTCATGATATCCAGCGCGGTCACGATACGCTCAGGTTTACCGAAATCCTCTTCCCACGGCTGTTCAAAACCCGGGATACGCAGGTTAGACACCGAGAAGCCGACCAGACCCGCTTTCGGCTTCGCGCCGCGCCCCGTGGCGCCTTCGTCGCGGATCTCGCCGCCGGAGCCGGTTGCGGCGCCCGGCCACGGCGAAATCGCCGTCGGGTGGTTGTGAGTTTCAACTTTCATCAGAATGTGCGCCGGCTCCTGATGGAAGTCATAGCGCCCGGTCTGGTAGTCGGCGAAATAGCGTCCGACTTCGGAACCTTCCATTACCGCGGCGTTGTCTTTATAGGCAGACAGCACATATTCCGGGTTTTTCTCGAAGGTATTCTTAATCATTTTAAACAGCGACTTCGGCTGTTGTTGGCCGTCGATAATCCAGTCGGCGTTAAAAATTTTGTGGCGGCAATGTTCCGAGTTGGCCTGCGCGAACATATACAGTTCAATGTCGTTCGGATTGCGGCCAAGCTTAACGAATGCGTCCTGCAGGTAGTCGATTTCGTCATCGGCCAGCGCCAGCCCCAGACGGAGGTTGGCGTCAATCAGCGCCTGACGTCCCTGGCCCAACAGGTCCACGCTGGCCACCGGTGTCGGCTGATGATGAGCAAACAGCTTCTCTCCCTCTTCCAGCTCAGTGAAAACGCTCTCCATCATGCGATCGTGCAGCTCCGCCGCAACGGCGTCCCACTGCGCATCGCTCAGACCCTGTGCTTCAACGTAGTACGCCACGCCGCGTTCCAGCCGCACGACCTGCGATAAACCGCAGTTATGGGCGATGTCGGTAGCTTTGGAGGACCAGGGGGAGATAGTGCCGGGGCGAGGGGTGACGAGCAGTAATTTACCGGTTGGCGTATGGCTGCTGAGGCTTGGGCCATATTTAAGCAGTCTGACCAGTCTTTCGCGCTCCTCATCGCTTAGCGGGGCGCTCAGGTCGGCAAAGTGAACATACTCCGCGTATAAGGTGCTAACCGGCAGGTTGGCCGCCTGAAAACGTGCCAGCAGTTTGTTGATACGGAATGCCGACAGTGCAGGTGAACCACGCAAAATATCCATCATAAGTCTCTCGTCTTCGAAGCTTTCAAGGTGAGCCAGGGGGAAACGGGCGCCATTATAGAGAATCCTGAGCCCCGACGAAACCGTTTGCGTAGAAATAAAATAATTCATCAGTTTTATCAATAAATGTGACATGAATCGCGAATATGTTGCCAACTGGCGCATTCTTAAGCAAAATGCCGCTCAACTTACGGCAACCTTTTACTTTTTCCGGATATACCCAGCTGAGGAACTCCACGCTGCAGAAAATTAACTATTTGAAAAAATTAAAGATTAATTATCTGCTGATCGGCGTCGTCACCCTTTTGTTGGCGGCGGCGCTGTGGCCGTCTTTACCGTGGATGGGAAAACCGGAGAACCGCGTTGCCGGGATCATTGCTCGCGGCGAACTGCGCGTGAGTACAATTAACTCGCCGCTGACCTACGCCGCCATCAACAACAAAGACTACGGTCTCGATTACGAACTGGCGAAACGCTTCGCCGATTACCTTGGGGTGAAGCTGAAAGTCACCGTGCGGCAGAATATTAGCCAGCTATTTGACGATCTCGATGCCGGTAAAACCGATATGCTGGCCGCCGGGCTGGTCTATAACACCGAGCGGGTAAAGAACTATCAGGCGGGCCCCACCTATTATTCCGTTTCGCAGCAGCTGGTCTATCGCGTTGGCGGTAATCGTCCGCGTACGC contains the following coding sequences:
- a CDS encoding sensor histidine kinase codes for the protein MKRFSLFPRSLRQLVTLSFVLIMLPLLVLAWQAWQSLNALSAQAAHINRTTLTDARRSEAMVNASLEMERSYLQYCVLDDPTLERVYQNQRKRYSEMLEALSGVLPDAHIWQTLRQNLADLAQLRCHNSAPDVKAAASLEAFADANSEMVQATRTVIFSRGQQLQQEIAERGQFFGWQALVLFLLSLTLVLLFTRMIIGPVKGIEKMINRLGEGKSLDDAALFTGPRELRSVGKRIIWLSERLAWLESQRHQFLRHLSHELKTPLASMREGTELLADRVAGPLTTEQQEIVEILDNSSRNLQKLIEQLLDYNRKLADGPVERQKVDIAELAQTVVSAHSLPARAKMMSTELALGERFCLAEPTLLTSVLDNLYSNAVHYGAESGNIRIHSYRHGEQVRIDVANSGEPIPVAERNMIFEPFYQGSHLRKGAVKGSGLGLSIARDCVRQMQGELSLVDDNPGFICFRISLPAAEPGKTNT
- the purL gene encoding phosphoribosylformylglycinamidine synthase is translated as MMDILRGSPALSAFRINKLLARFQAANLPVSTLYAEYVHFADLSAPLSDEERERLVRLLKYGPSLSSHTPTGKLLLVTPRPGTISPWSSKATDIAHNCGLSQVVRLERGVAYYVEAQGLSDAQWDAVAAELHDRMMESVFTELEEGEKLFAHHQPTPVASVDLLGQGRQALIDANLRLGLALADDEIDYLQDAFVKLGRNPNDIELYMFAQANSEHCRHKIFNADWIIDGQQQPKSLFKMIKNTFEKNPEYVLSAYKDNAAVMEGSEVGRYFADYQTGRYDFHQEPAHILMKVETHNHPTAISPWPGAATGSGGEIRDEGATGRGAKPKAGLVGFSVSNLRIPGFEQPWEEDFGKPERIVTALDIMTEGPLGGAAFNNEFGRPALNGYFRTYEEKVTSHNGEELRGYHKPIMLAGGIGNIRGEHVQKGEITVGAKLIVLGGPAMNIGLGGGAASSMASGQSDADLDFASVQRDNPEMERRCQEVIDRCWQLGDANPILFIHDVGAGGLSNAMPELVSDGGRGGKFQLRDILSDEPGMSPLEIWCNESQERYVLAVAPEQLPLFEELCRRERAPYAVIGEATAEQHLSLSDSHFNDRPIDLPLDVLLGKTPKMTRDVQTLKAQGSELDRQPMTIADAVNRVLHLPTVAEKTFLVTIGDRTVTGMVARDQMVGPWQIPVANCAVTTASLDSYYGEAMAMGERAPVALLDFAASARLAVGEALTNIAATQIGELNRVKLSANWMAAAGHPGEDAGLYEAVKAVGEELCPALGLTIPVGKDSMSMKTRWQEGSEQREMTSPLSLVISAFARVEDVRGTVTPQLSTEDNALLLIDLGKGRNALGATALAQVYRQLGDQPADVRDVAQLKGFWDAMQALVAQRKLLAYHDRSDGGLLVTLAEMAFAGHCGVTADIAALGDDRLAALFNEELGAVIQVRAADREAVEALLAMNGLADCVHYLGQATAGDRFVITADGQPLFSESRTTLRMWWAETTWQMQRLRDNPECADQEHQAKSNDSDPGLNVKLSFDINEDVAAPYIATGARPKVAVLREQGVNSHVEMAAAFHRAGFDAIDVHMSDLLAGRTGLGDFHTLVACGGFSYGDVLGAGEGWAKSILFNERVRDEFATFFHRPQTLALGVCNGCQMMSNLRELIPGSDLWPRFVRNHSDRFEARFSLVEVTQSPSLLLQGMAGSMMPIAVSHGEGQVEVRDSAHLAALESKGLVALRFVDNFGKVTQTYPANPNGSVNGITAVTSESGRATIMMPHPERVFRTVSNSWHPENWGEDSPWMRIFRNARKQLG
- the glrR gene encoding two-component system response regulator GlrR — protein: MTIRKPAHLLLVDDDPGLLKLLGMRLVSEGYSVVTAESGPEALRVLTRERVDLVVSDLRMDEMDGLQLFAEIQKAQPGMPVIILTAHGSIPDAVAATQKGVFSFLTKPVDKDALYKAIDDALEQSSPATDERWRQAIVTRSPQMLRLLEQAGMVAQSDVSVLIIGQSGTGKEIVAQAIHNASPRHEKPFIAINCGALPEQLLESELFGHARGAFTGAVSNREGLFQAAEGGTLFLDEIGDMPVALQVKLLRVLQERKVRPLGSNRDIDIDVRIVSATHRDLPKAMARGEFREDLFYRLNVVNLKIPPLSERAEDIPLLANHLLRQSADRHKPFVRAFSTDAMKRLMAAKWPGNVRQLVNVIEQCVALTSSPVISDALVEQALEGENTALPTFVEARNQFELNYLRKLLQITKGNVTHAARMAGRNRTEFYKLLSRHELDANDFKE
- the qseG gene encoding two-component system QseEF-associated lipoprotein QseG — protein: MSLFFALRRPLRGWLLSGLCCLTLAGCSAAMSPRAADGNAPPELPEHQVADFLSVDCANIWSLENDASDKNPLYWLRGIDCADRLAPVQARAEAKLHNDDNWQDALKRGILLADAKITPDERREMVARIDSFSPQIAAQVRPLYRLWRDGQARQLQLFEERSRYGKLQQSSDAELETLRQQEQQLRSQLELTTRKLENLTDIERQLSSRKPGGNFNSGSDKVPEVIHDDP
- the glnB gene encoding nitrogen regulatory protein P-II; this translates as MKKIDAIIKPFKLDDVREALAEVGITGMTVTEVKGFGRQKGHTELYRGAEYMVDFLPKVKIEIVVTDDIVDTCVDTIIRTAQTGKIGDGKIFVFDVARVIRIRTGEEDDAAI
- the hmpA gene encoding NO-inducible flavohemoprotein — its product is MLDAQTIATVKATIPLLVETGPKLTAHFYDRMFTHNPELKEIFNMSNQRNGDQREALFNAIAAYASNIDNLPALLPAVEKIAQKHTSFQIKPEQYNIVGSHLLATLDEMFSPGQEVLDAWGKAYGVLANVFINREAEIYQDNASKNGGWEGTRAFRIVKKTPRSQLITSFELEPVDGQPVADYQPGQYLAIWLKPEAFEYQEIRQYSLTRRADGKGYRIAVKRENGGQVSNWLHNHASEGDVVYLAAPAGDFFLNVEAQTPVTLLSGGVGQTPMLAMLDTLAKSHHQGQVNWFHAAENGDVHAFADEVKALGAALPKFTSHVWYRSPSEADRQAGRFDSEGLMDLAPLAENIRDPQMQFYLCGPVAFMQFAAKQLVELGVNKDNIHYECFGPHKVL